A region from the Streptomyces tsukubensis genome encodes:
- a CDS encoding aldehyde dehydrogenase, whose translation MTTAPVEYDKLFIGGRWTAPSGSGTVEIVSPVTERIVGRVPEAGPEDVDRAVTAAREAFDHGPWPRLPQAERVAVVARIRDLLAARHQELAELVSLQNGSPMLFSVRGQALSAVGAFGAALAAAEGFVAEEERTGTGGPVLVRREPVGVVAAVTPWNVPQLTIAAKLAPALLTGCTVVLKPAAETPLDANWLAELCAEAGLPDGVLSVVTGGRETGAALVAHPGVDKIAFTGSVAAGRAVMAAAAERLTRVSLELGGKSAAILLDDADLAVALPAIVAGTCAANSGQACVALTRVLVHSSRYDAVAAALGRAFAGLRVGDPADPQTVVGPMVSRAQQQRNLDWIETGKKEGATVLTGGGVPEDRTTGWYVSPTLLGDVTNDMRVAREEIFGPVVCLIRYETEDEAVAIANDSAYGLSGAVFSADPERAARVARRVRTGTISVNGFRLDLAAPFGGFKNSGIGREFGPEGLSAYVEYQTVNLPQPAAPAPAPSA comes from the coding sequence ATGACCACCGCACCAGTGGAGTACGACAAGCTGTTCATCGGCGGCCGGTGGACCGCCCCCTCGGGATCCGGGACCGTCGAGATCGTGTCCCCGGTGACCGAGCGGATCGTCGGCCGGGTCCCGGAGGCCGGGCCCGAGGACGTCGACCGGGCCGTCACGGCGGCCCGTGAGGCCTTCGACCACGGCCCCTGGCCGCGCCTCCCGCAGGCCGAACGGGTGGCGGTGGTCGCCCGGATCCGCGATCTGCTGGCCGCCCGCCACCAGGAGCTCGCCGAGCTGGTCAGCCTTCAGAACGGCTCGCCGATGCTGTTCTCGGTCCGCGGCCAGGCGCTCTCCGCCGTCGGTGCGTTCGGGGCCGCGCTGGCCGCCGCCGAGGGGTTTGTGGCGGAGGAGGAGCGGACCGGCACCGGGGGGCCGGTCCTGGTGCGCCGGGAGCCGGTCGGCGTGGTTGCCGCGGTCACCCCGTGGAACGTGCCGCAGCTGACGATCGCCGCCAAACTGGCACCCGCCCTGCTCACCGGCTGCACCGTGGTCCTCAAGCCCGCCGCCGAGACCCCGCTCGACGCCAACTGGCTGGCGGAGCTGTGCGCGGAGGCGGGGCTGCCCGACGGCGTGCTCTCCGTCGTCACCGGCGGCCGGGAGACCGGCGCCGCGCTGGTGGCCCACCCCGGCGTCGACAAGATCGCGTTCACCGGTTCGGTGGCCGCGGGCAGGGCCGTGATGGCCGCCGCCGCCGAACGGCTGACCCGGGTCTCCCTCGAACTCGGCGGCAAATCGGCGGCGATCCTCCTCGACGACGCCGACCTCGCCGTGGCCCTGCCCGCGATCGTCGCGGGCACCTGCGCCGCCAACAGCGGCCAGGCCTGTGTCGCGCTGACCCGGGTCCTGGTCCACTCGTCCCGCTACGACGCGGTGGCCGCCGCGCTCGGCCGGGCCTTCGCCGGGCTGCGGGTCGGCGACCCGGCCGACCCGCAGACGGTCGTCGGCCCGATGGTGAGCCGGGCCCAGCAGCAGCGCAACCTCGACTGGATAGAGACCGGGAAGAAGGAGGGCGCGACCGTCCTCACCGGCGGCGGAGTGCCCGAGGACCGCACCACCGGCTGGTACGTGTCCCCGACCCTGCTCGGCGATGTCACCAACGATATGCGGGTGGCCCGGGAGGAGATCTTCGGCCCGGTGGTCTGTCTGATCCGGTACGAGACCGAGGACGAGGCGGTGGCGATCGCCAACGACTCCGCGTACGGGCTCTCCGGCGCGGTGTTCTCCGCCGACCCGGAGCGGGCGGCGCGGGTGGCCCGCCGGGTGCGCACCGGCACGATCTCCGTCAACGGCTTCCGGCTCGACCTCGCCGCGCCGTTCGGCGGCTTCAAGAACTCCGGGATCGGACGCGAGTTCGGCCCGGAGGGACTGTCGGCGTACGTCGAGTACCAGACGGTCAATCTGCCGCAGCCCGCCGCCCCGGCCCCGGCCCCGTCGGCCTGA
- a CDS encoding class I adenylate-forming enzyme family protein produces MTPARPPYPTSLPELPRVGADAFLTGSAGAYPERIALRDGAETLTYAELHDAALRVAGGLRARGLGPGDVVAMHLPNTLWYVVAYYGALCAGLTVAPLNPAQPPEALRSQLADCGARAVFTHPSAAVSAATAQVLTAAGPVIHVPGTAVSPAPDDTELPGTWIPLAALLAAAPLDGYRPDPDLVAHLQLTGGTTGRTKAVRVLHRNIVANVLQSVPLRSCSRFFLDENGGLRLERSADALDQSIVPGDCVNIAVAPLFHGLGLIGHNSNTLLGAVCVITGGRFDADRFLQDIESHGVTHISGSPAMYYAMLRSPELGRRDLSSVRMVTSGAAPIDPGALARLRAALPNAAVNEGYGLSEATMGVTMAAPGVRPPEGSVGSAVPGTELEIRAEDGTTVRPVGEAGEIWVRGPQVTDGYQDEPGLTAEQFVDGWLRTGDIGRLDTDGFLFLVGRAKDMLIYKGYNVYPQPLEDVLCSHPAVSQASVVGRPDPVAGEIPVAFVVLEPAARDRAAHSDAFIDELLAHVAERVAPYQRVREARLVDALPLTPTGKVLKTELRRRLDPAAGAC; encoded by the coding sequence GTGACCCCTGCCCGGCCCCCGTATCCGACCTCCCTCCCCGAGCTGCCCCGGGTCGGCGCCGACGCCTTCCTGACCGGCTCGGCCGGTGCGTACCCCGAGCGCATCGCCCTGCGCGACGGCGCGGAGACACTGACCTACGCCGAACTGCACGACGCGGCCCTGAGGGTGGCCGGCGGACTGCGCGCCCGAGGGCTGGGCCCCGGCGATGTCGTCGCCATGCACCTGCCCAACACCCTCTGGTACGTCGTCGCCTACTACGGGGCGCTCTGTGCCGGGCTGACCGTCGCGCCCCTCAACCCGGCGCAGCCGCCCGAGGCGCTCCGCAGCCAGCTGGCCGACTGCGGGGCCCGGGCCGTCTTCACCCATCCGTCGGCCGCCGTTTCCGCGGCGACCGCGCAGGTGCTCACCGCGGCCGGACCGGTGATCCACGTCCCCGGCACCGCCGTCAGCCCCGCCCCCGACGACACGGAACTGCCCGGGACCTGGATTCCGCTCGCCGCGCTGCTGGCCGCGGCCCCCCTCGACGGCTACCGTCCCGACCCGGATCTGGTCGCCCACCTCCAGCTCACCGGCGGCACCACCGGGCGCACCAAGGCCGTCCGGGTCCTTCACCGCAACATCGTCGCCAACGTGCTCCAGTCCGTGCCCCTGCGCTCCTGCTCGCGGTTCTTCCTCGACGAGAACGGCGGCCTGCGGCTCGAACGGTCGGCCGACGCGCTGGACCAGAGCATCGTTCCGGGCGACTGTGTGAACATCGCCGTCGCTCCCCTCTTCCACGGGCTCGGGCTGATCGGCCACAACTCCAACACCCTGCTCGGCGCCGTCTGTGTGATCACCGGCGGCCGGTTCGACGCCGACCGCTTCCTTCAGGACATCGAGTCCCACGGCGTCACCCATATCTCCGGTTCCCCCGCCATGTACTACGCGATGCTGCGCAGCCCCGAGCTGGGCAGGCGCGATCTGTCGTCCGTGCGGATGGTCACCTCGGGGGCCGCGCCGATCGACCCGGGCGCCCTCGCCCGGCTCCGCGCCGCGCTGCCGAACGCCGCCGTCAACGAGGGGTACGGGCTGAGCGAGGCGACCATGGGCGTGACGATGGCGGCCCCGGGCGTCCGGCCGCCCGAGGGGTCCGTCGGTTCGGCGGTCCCCGGGACCGAGTTGGAGATCCGCGCCGAGGACGGGACCACCGTCCGCCCGGTCGGGGAAGCGGGCGAGATCTGGGTACGCGGCCCCCAGGTCACGGACGGCTACCAGGACGAACCCGGGCTGACGGCCGAGCAGTTCGTGGACGGCTGGCTGCGCACCGGCGATATCGGGCGGCTGGACACCGACGGATTCCTGTTCCTGGTGGGCCGGGCCAAGGACATGCTGATCTACAAGGGCTACAACGTCTATCCGCAGCCACTGGAGGACGTGCTCTGCTCGCACCCCGCGGTCTCCCAGGCGTCCGTCGTCGGACGGCCCGATCCGGTCGCCGGGGAGATCCCCGTCGCCTTCGTGGTCCTCGAACCCGCCGCCCGGGACCGGGCGGCGCACTCCGACGCCTTCATCGACGAACTGCTGGCTCATGTCGCCGAGCGGGTCGCGCCGTACCAGCGGGTCCGCGAGGCGCGTCTGGTCGACGCACTGCCGCTGACACCGACCGGCAAGGTCCTCAAGACCGAGCTCCGCCGCAGGCTGGACCCCGCCGCCGGGGCCTGCTGA
- a CDS encoding zinc-binding dehydrogenase, giving the protein MRAAVLHTTGDENLDVTEVTPVSFGPGRVRVRMHRAGLCHSDLSAMSGVLAHPAPFVPGHEGAGEVVEVGEGVTHVKPGDRVIVCWMPPCDTCAVCATGDTHLCRSGFGNLAVPNFRAGDRPLPGMMGAGTFAEETVIAGYAAIPVPDDMPYDIAALIGCGVTTGIGAALNTARVRPGSTVVVIGLGGVGVSILQGARVAGAARIIAVDPTANRRRMALGFGADEAVAPEELAEAVKRATGGLGADYSFEAVGRPGTLRAAYDAARPGGTVCLVGAGSRSDLTDLNLAELVMNEKKVLPSFYGGGDIRRTYATITRLWRSGRIDLESMITHHVPLDGINEAIRQMHSGEALRTVVDIV; this is encoded by the coding sequence ATGCGCGCAGCCGTTCTTCACACCACCGGGGACGAGAACCTCGATGTCACCGAGGTGACCCCGGTCTCCTTCGGGCCGGGCCGGGTCCGGGTCCGGATGCACCGGGCCGGGCTCTGCCACTCGGACCTGTCCGCGATGAGCGGGGTACTGGCCCATCCGGCGCCCTTCGTGCCCGGACACGAGGGCGCGGGCGAGGTCGTCGAGGTCGGCGAGGGCGTCACCCATGTGAAGCCGGGCGACCGGGTCATCGTCTGCTGGATGCCGCCCTGCGACACATGCGCCGTCTGCGCGACCGGTGACACCCATCTGTGCCGCAGCGGTTTCGGCAATCTCGCCGTCCCCAACTTCCGGGCCGGGGACCGTCCGCTGCCCGGCATGATGGGCGCCGGGACCTTCGCCGAGGAGACCGTGATAGCCGGGTACGCCGCGATCCCGGTGCCCGACGACATGCCGTACGACATCGCCGCGCTGATCGGCTGCGGGGTGACCACCGGGATCGGTGCCGCCCTGAACACGGCACGGGTACGGCCCGGTTCGACGGTCGTCGTCATCGGTCTCGGCGGCGTCGGGGTGAGCATCCTCCAGGGCGCCCGGGTCGCGGGGGCCGCCCGGATCATCGCGGTCGACCCGACGGCCAACCGGCGGCGCATGGCGCTCGGCTTCGGCGCGGACGAGGCGGTCGCTCCGGAGGAACTGGCCGAGGCCGTCAAGCGGGCCACCGGGGGCCTCGGCGCGGACTACTCCTTCGAGGCCGTCGGCCGGCCGGGAACCCTTCGTGCCGCCTACGACGCGGCCCGGCCCGGCGGCACGGTCTGTCTGGTCGGCGCGGGCAGCCGGAGCGACCTCACCGACCTCAACCTCGCCGAACTGGTGATGAACGAGAAGAAGGTACTGCCGTCGTTCTACGGCGGCGGCGACATCCGGCGGACGTACGCCACCATCACCCGGCTGTGGCGGTCGGGCCGGATCGACCTGGAGTCGATGATCACCCACCACGTCCCGCTGGACGGGATCAACGAGGCGATCCGCCAGATGCACTCCGGCGAGGCGCTGCGCACGGTCGTCGACATCGTCTGA